TCATAAAGGCGAGCCAGCGTTTCCATCTAGTGTGGTAGAAAAAGTCTTTACGCCGACATATGTGATCGATAAGGTAACTGGTGAGACGATCGAAACTGTATGGAATGGTGATGGGACGATAGATCCAAGTGTTGTTCCGACTTTAGATGGATATACACCAGATAAACTAGTAGTGGCTGGGAGAGTATTGACACCAGATATGAAAGATCAAAGTCAGACAGTATACTATTACACTGCAGGTGAACCAAATGTCACAGAGCCAGCCAAGCCAAACTCCGTAACACCGACATCTGTTGGAGAGGGGAAAGAAAGTGACCAGAAAGTTCAGGTAAACCAAAGACAAATATCATCGGAAGGTTCAAAACAAGTTTTGGATCAAAACCAGATCGTGAATCGAGAAGTTGTAGGTGAATTACCACAAACTGGTGATGAAAACGATGAAGAGTCAATGTTACTAGGACTAGGATTGTTGAGTGGAGCAGCCTTGTTAGGCGCCACAGAACTAGGCCAAAGAAAACGAAGAAAAAGAAACTAGATCAATAGGTCAGATTTAATATATTTAAAGGATGACGGGTGGGTTAGAGGAATTTATTAGTGATCTAGGAACATGTTATAAAAAGGACGTGAGATATTAGTGAAAAGGTATAAGTATGATCAATTACGTAAGGCTCAGCCAAAAAAACTTTATCACAAAATGTATAAGGCGGGTAAAAACTGGGTCGTTATGGGGTTAACCGTAGTTGGCTTTGGAATATTATTTCCATCTTTAGCTAAAGCGGATACACAAGAAGACGTTCAAAAAACAGAAAATGTCCATGATGATCCAAATGAAGAAATTAAGGAAGGTTCCTTGTCGATACAAGAAAATGATCAAATAAAGCAATTGGCACCTACTGAGGTGAAAGAAACAGATAAGCCAACTGTGACTTCAGATGATCCTACGAATGATCAACAAGTGGATATGTCTAACGATGCTGAAGCAGATAAGGGTGTGGTTGAGCAGCCAAGTAGTACCTCACAAGCTGAAGATCCAGTAGAGATGACTGTTGAACCAGTTGTTGTAAAAGCAACTATTAATAATGACCAAAATACGGAAGCAATTGAAAATATTTCTACGGAAGCAATTGAAAGAGCACAAGCTGAAAGCCCTGATTATTCAACCCAAAATGCTACACAAGAGTCTACAGGGGATATTCAAGAACAAGTAGAAACATCTGTAGCAGCTCCAGATCAAGCACAGCAGCCATCTGAAGTTGCGCCAGAGACAGTAGAAAAAACTACTCAAAATCAAGTTGCCTTTCGAGTTGCTAGTATGCGTGCCGCTACGCAATCTGTAGTTAACGATACTCCTGATGCAAAAATTGAACAAGAGATCCAAAAGTATATCAAATCAGGCGTGCTTACAAATGCAGATGTATCGACGACACCTATTTTGCCGAATCCAACACTCTTTGACGATGCAAGCTTGACAGCTCCACGACCAATTAAGTCACAAACTAGAACGCTATCATATTATGCTCTCTATTATCCTTTTGTTAAACGTTTACAAGATGCGTATAGTAAAAAAGATTATAAAGAAGTAATGAATAATCTAGCTATAATGAGAGTTTTTTCGGAGCTTGGAAATCAGGAGCAAACTATTCCGATACAAGAAAGCTTTAAGTATAAGGCCGATACAGCATTAGCAAGATTCTTCCAATCTTTAGCAGTGATTATCAATGTCGATCAGGATGGCCATATAATCACAGAAACTAGTGGAAGATTAGGGACTGTTAATTCTATTCTTACAGGAAGTGGTGAGGCGTATCGAGTCGATAGTGGGGCAAAATATGCTCTAGGAGGATTTACTAACGCCGCTCAAGGACCGGCTAAGGCTAAGCTTGAAATTCAGTTAGGAAAAAATGGGACTGATGACTTATTGGGGTACGATAGTAGTAATGTAGAAACGATTCAGAACAATCCAGCTAAGAAGTTAGGCCAATATGATTATTTGACTACCGATTATTACCATGCAGATGCTGATCATAATTTAATCAAATATGATGATAATGATCCTAATAAGACGAAGTTTGCAGTTACCGACATGTCCAACCCAAAGAACGCCAGCAATAATGATTACACGATAACATTGGTCGTCAATCGTTATGGAAAAGCTGGAGTTGAAAAAGCAACAGTGACAACGAAATACGTAGATGAACAAGGGAACGCAGTTACACCAGACAAACAAGTGCAAGTACAAGGGAATGTAGGCGACAAGGTGAAAGTACCAGATGCGCCAACAGTTCAAGGACATCATGTAGATAGCATCACTTTCAATGGGACAAAAGTCCAAGCAGGAAGTGAAGTAACACTGAAAGAAACAAATGAATTGACATATACGTATGTGAAAGACGAAGAACCAGTGGTACCAGAAGCTAAAACGACAGTGAACTATCAAGCAGATGGCAAAGCAGTGAGCCCACAAGAAAAAGTCGAGCTAAGAGGACAAGTTGGCGATAAAGTAACAGTGCCGACGGCCCCAGTAGTATCAGGACATCATGTAGATAGCATCACTTTCAATGGGACAAAAGTCCAAGCAGGAAGTGAAGTAACACTGAAAGAAACAAATGAATTGACATATACGTATGTGAAAGATGAAGAACCAGTGGTACCAGAAGCTAAAACGACAGTGAACTATCAAGCAGATGGCAAAGCAGTGAGCCCACAAGAAAAAGTCGAGCTAAAAGGACAAGTTGGCGATAAAGTAACAGTGCCGACGGCCCCAGTAGTATCAGGACATCATGTAGATAGCATTACTTTCAATGGGACAAAAGTCCAAGCAGGTAGTGAAGTAACACTGAAAGAAACAAATGAATTGACATATACGTATGTGAAAGATGAAGAACCAGTGGTACCAGAAGCTAAAACGACAGTGAACTATCAAGCAGATGGCAAAGCAGTGAGCCCACAAGAAAAAGTCGAGCTAAAAGGACAAGTTGGCGATAAAGTAACAGTGCCGACGGCCCCAGTAGTATCAGGACATCATGTAGATAGCATTACTTTCAATGGGACAAAAGTCCAAGCAGGTAGTGAAGTAACACTGAAAGAAACAAATGAATTGACATATACGTATGTGAAAGATGAAGAACCAGTGGTACCAGAAGCTAAAACGACAGTGAACTATCAAGCAGATGGCAAAGCAGTGAGCCCACAAGAAAAAGTCGAGCTAAAAGGACAAGTTGGCGATAAAGTAACAGTGCCGACGGCCCCAGTAGTATCAGGACATCATGTAGATAGCATCACTTTCAATGGGACAAAAGTCCAAGCAGGTAGTGAAGTAACACTGAAAGAAACAAATGAATTGACATATACGTATGTGAAAGATGAAGAACCAGTGGTACCAGAAGCTAAAACGACAGTGAACTATCAAGCAGATGGCAAAGCAGTGAGCCCACAAGAAAAAGTCGAGCTAAAAGGACAAGTTGGCGATAAAGTAACAGTGCCGACGGCCCCAGTAGTATCAGGACATCATGTAGATAGCATCACTTTCAATGGGACAAAAGTCCAAGCAGGTAGTGAAGTAACACTGAAAGAAACAAATGAATTGACATATACGTATGTGAAAGATGAAGAACCAGTGGTACCAGAAGCTAAAACGACAGTGAACTATCAAGCAGATGGCAAAGCAGTGAGCCCACAAGAAAAAGTCGAGCTAAAAGGACAAGTTGGCGATAAAGTAACAGTGCCGACGGCCCCAGTAGTATCAGGACATCATGTAGATAGCATTACTTTCAATGGGACAAAAGTCCAAGCAGGTAGTGAAGTAACACTGAAAGAAACAAATGAATTGACATATACGTATGTGAAAGATGAAGAACCAGTGGTACCAGAAGCTAAAACGACAGTGAACTATCAAGCAGATGGCAAAGCAGTGAGCCCACAAGAAAAAGTCGAGCTAAAAGGACAAGTTGGCGATAAAGTAACAGTGCCGACGGCCCCAGTAGTATCAGGACATCATGTAGATAGCATCACTTTCAATGGGACAAAAGTCCAAGCAGGAAGTGAAGTAACACTGAAAGAAACAAATGAATTGACATATACGTATGTGAAAGACGAAGAACCAGTGGTACCAGAAGCTAAAACGACAGTGAACTATCAAGCAGATGGCAAAGCAGTGAGCCCACAAGAAAAAGTCGAGCTAAGAGGACAAGTTGGCGATAAAGTAACAGTGCCGACGGCCCCAGTAGTATCAGGACATCATGTAGATAGCATCACTTTCAATGGGACAAAAGTCCAAGCAGGAAGTGAAGTAACACTGAAAGAAACAAATGAATTGACATATACGTATGTGAAAGATGAAGAACCAGTGGTACCAGAAGCTAAAACGACAGTGAACTATCAAGCAGATGGCAAAGCAGTGAGCCCACAAGAAAAAGTCGAGCTAAAAGGACAAGTTGGCGATAAAGTAACAGTGCCGACGGCCCCAGTAGTATCAGGACATCATGTAGATAGCATTACTTTCAATGGGACAAAAGTCCAAGCAGGTAGTGAAGTAACACTGAAAGAAACAAATGAATTGACATATACGTATGTGAAAGATGAAGAACCAGTGGTACCAGAAGCTAAAACGACAGTGAACTATCAAGCAGATGGCAAAGCAGTGAGCCCACAAGAAAAAGTCGAGCTAAAAGGACAAGTTGGCGATAAAGTAACAGTGCCGACGGCCCCAGTAGTATCAGGTCATCATGTAGATAGCATTACTTTCAATGGGACAAAAGTCCAAGCAGGAAGTGAAGTAACACTGAAAGAAACAAATGAATTGACATATACGTATGTGAAAGATGAAGAACCAGTGGTACCAGAAGCTAAAACGACAGTGAACTATCAAGCAGATGGCAAAGCAGTGAGCCCACAAGAAAAAGTCGAGCTAAAAGGACAAGTTGGCGATAAAGTAACAGTGCCGACGGCCCCAGTAGTATCAGGACATCATGTAGATAGCATCACTTTCAATGGGACAAAAGTCCAAGCAGGTAGTGAAGTAACACTGAAAGAAACAAATGAATTGACATATACGTATGTGAAAGATGAAGAACCAGTGGTACCAGAAGCTAAAACGACAGTGAACTATCAAGCAGATGGCAAAGCAGTGAGCCCACAAGAAAAAGTCGAGCTAAAAGGACAAGTTGGCGATAAAGTAACAGTGCCGACGGCCCCAGTAGTATCAGGACATCATGTAGATAGCATCACTTTCAATGGGACAAAAGTCCAAGCAGGTAGTGAAGTAACACTGAAAGAAACAAATGAATTGACATATACGTATGTGAAAGATGAAGAACCAGTGGTACCAGAAGCTAAAACGACAGTGAACTATCAAGCAGATGGCAAAGCAGTGAGCCCACAAGAAAAAGTCGAGCTAAAAGGACAAGTTGGCGATAAAGTAACAGTGCCGACGGCCCCAGTAGTATCAGGACATCATGTAGATAGCATTACTTTCAATGGGACAAAAGTCCAAGCAGGTAGTGAAGTAACACTGAAAGAAACAAATGAATTGACATATACGTATGTGAAAGATGAAGAACCAGTGGTACCAGAAGCTAAAACGACAGTGAACTATCAAGCAGATGGCAAAGCAGTGAGCCCACAAGAAAAAGTCGAGCTAAAAGGACAAGTTGGCGATAAAGTAACAGTGCCGACGGCCCCAGTAGTATCAGGACATCATGTAGATAGCATCACTTTCAATGGGACAAAAGTCCAAGCAGGAAGTGAAGTAACACTGAAAGAAACAAATGAATTGACATATACGTATGTGAAAGACGAAGAACCAGTGGTACCAGAAGCTAAAACGACAGTGAACTATCAAGCAGATGGCAAAGCAGTGAGCCCACAAGAAAAAGTCGAGCTAAAAGGACAAGTCGGTGATAAGGTAACAGTACCAGAAGCCCCAACAGTTCAAGGTCATCATGTAGATAGCATCACTTTCAATGGGACAAGAATTCAAGTAGGTAGTGAAGTAACACTGAAAGAAACGAACGAATTGACATATACGTATGTGAAAGACGAAGAACCAGTGGTACCAGAAGCTAAAACGACAGTGAACTATCAAGCAGATGGCAAAGCAGTGAGCCCACAAGAAAAAGTCGAGCTAAAAGGACAAGTCGGTGATAAGGTAACAGTACCAGAAGCCCCAACAGTTCAAGGACATCATGTAGATAGCATCACTTTCAATGGGACAAAAGTCCAAGCAGGAAGTGAAGTAACACTGGAAGAAACGAATGAACTGACATATACGTATGTGAAAGACGAAGAACCAGTGGTACCAGAAGCTAAAACGACAGTAAACTATCAAGCAGATGGCAAAGCAGTGAGCCCACAAGAAAAAGTCGAGCTAAAAGGACAAGTTGGCGATAAAGTAACAGTGCCGACGGCCCCAGAAGTATCAGGACATCATGTAGATAGCATCACTTTCAATGGGACAAAAGTCCAAGCAGGAAGTGAAGTAACACTGAAAGAAACGAACGAATTGACATATACGTATGTGAAAGATGAAGAACCAGTGGTACCAGAAGCTAAAACGACAGTGAACTATCAAGCAGATGACGGTGAAAATCTAGCTAATGAGACCAATGGGACTGTGAATACTGTTTCGAAGGCCACAGATGATACTATGAATAGTCATTCTCAAAAAGTAATTAAGGCTGATGCACAAAATTCGCTAAGTGGCGAATTCGCTAAATCAAGTGCTGAACAAAATGACTTACCACAAACGGGAGACAAAGTGGAAGATATGAAAGCAGGTCTTCTAGGGACATTGCTTGTGGCTCTTGGCGGTTTTCTCGGGGGAAGCGTAGGAAAACGAAAGAATAAGAGTAAGTAATGTAGCGTAGTGACTAAAAAATTTTAGAAGTTCCATGGAGATAGTTTCGAGCTATCTTCATGGAACTTCTTGTATCTTTTCCGACTCTTTGTCAACCACTGTGTAAAATTAAATTTAGATTTAGTGTTTAAAATGGTTGGCAAGGAATTTTTGATCGCTAAGTTCAGATCATAGTGGTTCAAATTTTCAATGAGTATTTATAAAATTGATATATATATAATGCAGAGCATAACTATTTTTTGTGGTAACGTTTTCTTGGGGGTGTTATACTTAGCATAACTTCTAAATGAGAGGATGTTAGTGATGGATTTTACTGAACTTGTCCAAAAAAGACACTCGACACGTGATTTTACTGCTAAAGCTATTTCACAGACACAGCTTGATCAGATCATAAAAGATGCCTTAACAACACCATCTTGGGTCAATTCTCAACCTTGGCGTGTCTATGTTGCTACAGGTAAAACTTTAGAATTGATCAGAGAAAAACACCGTGAGTTGGTCGAGAAGGGAGTTTCTGGGCAACCAGAATATCCTGTTTTGAGTCGAAATAAATGGGATCAACGCTCACAAACTAATATGGCTGCCTGGACAACTGAATTTAAGCAACGCTTCAAACCAGGCGAGGTTGATTTTTATCAAAGCCAAGTTGAGCTCTTTAACGCTCAGGCAATTATTTATATCACCTTACCTAAAGGATCATCACTTTGGTCGATCCATGATATCGGTGCTTTTACTCAAACTTTAGTTTTGAGTGCGACTTATCAAGGGATAGACTCGATCACTGCTTATGAATTGGTCAAATTTCCAGCAAGTGTGAAAGCGATCATGGAGATCCCGACCAATGAAACTTTAGCGATCGGTGTAGCTTTAGGGTATAGTTCAACTGATCCTTTAAATAGCTTTAGCCCCAATAAGCTTGCCTTAGAACAAGTAGTTACTTATAAAGATTAGCTATGATCAGATAGGAAGGCTTTTAGCTACTAAGTGTGCTATATTGAGGTAAGAAAAATAAATTAAGGGGCAATTTGATGTTAAAAAAAGAGCGTTTATTAAAGATCACGGCTTTAGTCGAGCAACAAGAGATCGTCACTGTCAATGAATTGATCAAGCTGTTAGGTGTCTCTGATATGACGATCAGGCGCGATCTCGATGAGTTAGCCAAAAGTGGTAAGCTCGTACGTCTTCATGGAGGCGCGCAAAGGATCATGCGGATAGAGGAGCATGAACTTTCACGCATTCAAAAACGCGAACTCCATTTAGCTGAAAAAGAAACTGTTGCTAAGGCTGCTGCTAAATTGATCAAGCCAAATGAGACGCTCTATATCGGAGCAGGAACGACACTTGAACTGATCGTTTCTTACGTTGAAGATCCGAGTACGCTTAGAGTCGTGACAAATAGCTTGCCTGTCTTTGAAGCTTGGCAAAAGACTCCAGCAGAATTGATCTTAGTCGGGGGGCATTACCGTCAGCGTTCAGGTGAGTTTATCGGGAGTCTGACTGTCAAAATGTTAGAAGATCTTAAGTTTAGCAAAGCTTTTGTCGGTGTAAACGGCGTTAAAAACGAGAGCATGATGGCCGCTAATGCTGAAGAAGGTCAGGCTGAGGCATTAGGCTTAAACAATGCTAAAGAAAAGATCGTTGTGATGGATAAGTATAAGTTCAATCGCGATGATTTTTATCGCTTCTATAGTTTATATAATGTCGACCTTCTCATAACTAACCAAGATCTTGCGAAGGACACATTAGAACATTACGAGCGCTATACCAAGATCATCCAAGCATAAAATGAGTTAGCTAGTTGAGACATTGTAATTATGTTGCCAATTGCTTGTACCAACTAATTAAGCTAAGATAGAACTAACTTAATATATCTTGAAGGGAAAACTTATGGAAAAGATAATGATCATCAACTCTGGTAGTTCGAGTTTAAAATTTAAATTATTTGATAATGAAGACCGCCAAGTTTTAGCAAGTGGGATACTCGAACGGATCGGTCTGAGTGGCTCACGTTTGAAATTAAAATATGGACCAGACAAGAAATATGAACTGACACAAGATATCACTAATCATTTACAAGCGATCGAATTATTGCTTAAAGTTTTAAAAGAGTTAGACATTGTGACTGATCTCAGCGAGATCAAAGGGGTCGGACACCGTGTCGTAGCTGGAGGTGAGTATTTTAGCCGACCAGTCGTGATCGATAACGATGTGATCAAAAAGATCAAAGAGTTAGCTGAACTGGCACCTTTGCATAATCCAGCTAATTTGAATGGGATCAAGGCTTTTCGAAAGTATTTGCCCCAAGCAACAGCGGTGGCGGTTTTTGATACGGCCTTTCACCAAACACTTCCAGAGGAGAACTATCTTTATAGTACGCCGTATGAATGGTATGAAGATTTTGGTGTCCGACGTTATGGGGCACATGGGATCAGCCATGAATATGTGGCCAACGAAGCGGCTAAGCTGATGGGACGCCCTTTGACCGAGCTCAAATTGATCACCTGCCACCTTGGTGCGGGTGCTTCGATCACCGCTGTCAAAAATGGTCGTTCTTTTGATACATCGATGGGTTTTACTCCATTGAGTGGCCTTCAAATGGCGACACGCGCAGGCGATGTTGATATCTCATTAGCCAATTATATGATGAAAAAACTAGAACTCAGCTCGATGTCTGAGATGGTCTATTTGTTAAATGAAAAATCAGGCTTCTTAGGTGTTTCCGGTGTTTCGGCAGATATGCGCGATGTCGAAGAGGCGGCTGAAACAGGGAATAAACGTGCTCAATTAGCGATCAAACTCTTTTACCACAATATTTTGCGCTATGTCGGGCAATATATCACCGAAATGGGAGGTGTCGATGGGATCGTCTTTACCGGTGGTATCGGTGAAAATTCACCTGAGACAAGTGAAGAGATCATGAAAAAATTGTCTTATTTAGGTGTCACGCTTAATGAAACTGAAAATAAGAAACGCGGGCAAAAAACGATCATCTCTGGTCCAGATTCTGCGATCACTGTGATGCGGATCCCGACCGATGAAGAATATATAATCGCTCAAAATGTTTGGGAGAAGATAACTGCTAATTAAAATATAATCAAATGCGATATAATATCTACAAGAAAGATAAAATGTGAGGTAGATATTATGGCGATATTAAAACCAAAAGAAATGGCTGAAAGATTGACGTTACTGTTTTGACCCTCCAACGCTGGGATAATAATGGGATTTTAAAATCTTATCGTACTCCCACTAATCGAAGATATTACACAGAAGAACAATACTTAAAATACATCGGTCGATCAACCAGTAATGATCGTAAGAATGTTGCTTATGCTAGAGTCTCAACATATGGGCAGAAAGATGATTTAAAAAATCAAATTGCTTTTATTAGACAATATGCTAATGCAAAAGGCATTATTCTTGATGAAACATTTACTGATATTGGCAGCGGGCTTGATTATAACCGTAAAAAATGGAATCAATTACTGAAAGAAGTAATGGATAATCAAGTCGATGCGATCTTTATTACCTATAAAGATAGATTTATCCGCTTTGGTTATGAATGGTTTGAAAGATTATGTAAGATGCACAATACAGAAATTGTAGTGTTAAATAACATTGAAACTAGTCCTACTCAAGAAATGATCGACGATATGATAAGCATTGTACATGTATTTTCTTGTCGCTTATATGGTTTACGTAAATATAAAAGTAAATTAAAAAATGACAAGTCTTTGAAAGCTGGCGAAAATAATGATTCGAGTTCAAAAAGTAAGGCTTTATCCAAACAAGACCATGAAAAAGGTGATTGATGATTTGTGTGATTATCGCAGATATTGTTGGAATCAAGGTTTAGCTTTATGGAATGATATATACGATAGCTCGTTGATTTTAGACGACAAGTTGCTTAGACCTAGTGAACGCAAAGTTCGTGATGAATTAGTAGCTGATAAAGAAGATTGGCAGTATCAATTATCAGCTCGTTGTTTACAATTAGCGATCTCTGATCTAGGTAAGGCTTGGAAAAATTTCTTTGATAGATCCCAACCTGATTGGGGCAAACCAAAATTTAAGTCCAAGAAAGCTCCTAGACAAGGCTTTAAAACTGATCGAGCTAAGATCGTTAATGGTAAGCTGAGACTTGATAAACCACTTGGAGTCAAAACTTGGTACGACATCAGATTTAAAGGGGCTAAGTCTTTAGAAGGTGATTTAAGAGTCGTTTCAATTTACCGTGAAAATGATAGATACTGGGCTAGTCTACCTTTTGAAGCAGAGATAAAAAAGAAGATCAAGACGGGTAAGAACTCAGCCGTTGACGTCAATATCGGACATCTAAACTACACAGACGGTAAGTTCAATACTTTGCCAAGTAATTTGAAACGACTTTATAAACGCATTAAGTATTATCAAAGAAAATTAGCTAAAAAACGTGTTGTGAATGGTACAAAAGCTACTCAAACGAGTAATTACGTTAATACGAGAGCCAAGTTACAACGTGATTATCGTAAAGTGGCTAGTATCCAACATGACATTATCCAAAAAGTTACCACTGAGTTAGTGACTAATTACGATCAGGTCGTAATTGAAGATCTAGATGTCAAGAAAATGCAGATGACACATGTTGCCTCTAAAAGACTTCAACGTTCATTGTTTGGCTACTTTAGACAAGCATTAACTTATAAGTGCAACTGGTATGGTAAAAAAGTAGTTTTGGCTGATAAATATTATCCAAGCACGCAACGTTGTTCTAAGTGTGGCTTCGTTAAGACAGGTGCAGATAAAGTCGGTCTCAATGGTAATGAAAAGCACAGAACTAAGCATAACGAGTATATTTGTTATGAATGTGGTGCGATCATGGATCGAGATGAAAATGCAGTAGCTAATCTTTTAGCTTTATTAAATTAAAAAGATAACGGGGTGGGCTACACCCTAAAGCTATCAGAGCTAGTCAATGTCATTACCCTCTAGTTAGGATATGGGAATACTAGCATTGACGGTAGTAAATAAAATTTAGGAAAGGAAAAGCTATATTTCTTTCTCAAATGTAATCATCAGACACGTTTGATTATATTTGTTCACATTTTATATAGCAGATCTTAGACGAGAAAGCCTAGTAAGCCTTTTTGGCTGATAAAGTGAGCAGTTAGTGTTAAAATTATATCTAAACTTAAAATTTTATTAAGGTGGTAATTATTATGCAAACTGCAAAAAGAGGTTTCGACTGGTTTAGTCTAGTTGTCGGGATCATCTTAGTGATCGCCGGGATCGCTTCTTTTATGCGACCAGATGCAACTTTGAAATTTGTTTCGATCTGCTTAGGGATCGGGCTCTTAGTGAAAGGTATTTACGAATTGTGGTTCCGTCAAGGGATCAACAACTGGTTTGGTGAAAAATCAGGCTGGCTCTTATTTATGGGGATCATTGATATCATTTTAGGACTCTTATTTATTTTCCGTGCTGCAAGTGGTGTGGTCGTGATCGCCTATATCTTTGCGTTCTGGTTCATCTTTGATTCGATCGCTGAGATCGCAACAGCTAATTATTTCAAACGTTTAAACCGCGGTTATTATGTAGCGATGCTTATCTTGAACATCTTAGCTTTATTAGTTGGGTTCATCTTACTCTTTAACCCCTTGATCGCAGCTTCAACGTTAGTGTTGATCATCTCATTTTATTTATTGTTG
This window of the Ligilactobacillus faecis genome carries:
- a CDS encoding DeoR/GlpR family DNA-binding transcription regulator yields the protein MLKKERLLKITALVEQQEIVTVNELIKLLGVSDMTIRRDLDELAKSGKLVRLHGGAQRIMRIEEHELSRIQKRELHLAEKETVAKAAAKLIKPNETLYIGAGTTLELIVSYVEDPSTLRVVTNSLPVFEAWQKTPAELILVGGHYRQRSGEFIGSLTVKMLEDLKFSKAFVGVNGVKNESMMAANAEEGQAEALGLNNAKEKIVVMDKYKFNRDDFYRFYSLYNVDLLITNQDLAKDTLEHYERYTKIIQA
- a CDS encoding KxYKxGKxW signal peptide domain-containing protein, yielding MKRYKYDQLRKAQPKKLYHKMYKAGKNWVVMGLTVVGFGILFPSLAKADTQEDVQKTENVHDDPNEEIKEGSLSIQENDQIKQLAPTEVKETDKPTVTSDDPTNDQQVDMSNDAEADKGVVEQPSSTSQAEDPVEMTVEPVVVKATINNDQNTEAIENISTEAIERAQAESPDYSTQNATQESTGDIQEQVETSVAAPDQAQQPSEVAPETVEKTTQNQVAFRVASMRAATQSVVNDTPDAKIEQEIQKYIKSGVLTNADVSTTPILPNPTLFDDASLTAPRPIKSQTRTLSYYALYYPFVKRLQDAYSKKDYKEVMNNLAIMRVFSELGNQEQTIPIQESFKYKADTALARFFQSLAVIINVDQDGHIITETSGRLGTVNSILTGSGEAYRVDSGAKYALGGFTNAAQGPAKAKLEIQLGKNGTDDLLGYDSSNVETIQNNPAKKLGQYDYLTTDYYHADADHNLIKYDDNDPNKTKFAVTDMSNPKNASNNDYTITLVVNRYGKAGVEKATVTTKYVDEQGNAVTPDKQVQVQGNVGDKVKVPDAPTVQGHHVDSITFNGTKVQAGSEVTLKETNELTYTYVKDEEPVVPEAKTTVNYQADGKAVSPQEKVELRGQVGDKVTVPTAPVVSGHHVDSITFNGTKVQAGSEVTLKETNELTYTYVKDEEPVVPEAKTTVNYQADGKAVSPQEKVELKGQVGDKVTVPTAPVVSGHHVDSITFNGTKVQAGSEVTLKETNELTYTYVKDEEPVVPEAKTTVNYQADGKAVSPQEKVELKGQVGDKVTVPTAPVVSGHHVDSITFNGTKVQAGSEVTLKETNELTYTYVKDEEPVVPEAKTTVNYQADGKAVSPQEKVELKGQVGDKVTVPTAPVVSGHHVDSITFNGTKVQAGSEVTLKETNELTYTYVKDEEPVVPEAKTTVNYQADGKAVSPQEKVELKGQVGDKVTVPTAPVVSGHHVDSITFNGTKVQAGSEVTLKETNELTYTYVKDEEPVVPEAKTTVNYQADGKAVSPQEKVELKGQVGDKVTVPTAPVVSGHHVDSITFNGTKVQAGSEVTLKETNELTYTYVKDEEPVVPEAKTTVNYQADGKAVSPQEKVELKGQVGDKVTVPTAPVVSGHHVDSITFNGTKVQAGSEVTLKETNELTYTYVKDEEPVVPEAKTTVNYQADGKAVSPQEKVELRGQVGDKVTVPTAPVVSGHHVDSITFNGTKVQAGSEVTLKETNELTYTYVKDEEPVVPEAKTTVNYQADGKAVSPQEKVELKGQVGDKVTVPTAPVVSGHHVDSITFNGTKVQAGSEVTLKETNELTYTYVKDEEPVVPEAKTTVNYQADGKAVSPQEKVELKGQVGDKVTVPTAPVVSGHHVDSITFNGTKVQAGSEVTLKETNELTYTYVKDEEPVVPEAKTTVNYQADGKAVSPQEKVELKGQVGDKVTVPTAPVVSGHHVDSITFNGTKVQAGSEVTLKETNELTYTYVKDEEPVVPEAKTTVNYQADGKAVSPQEKVELKGQVGDKVTVPTAPVVSGHHVDSITFNGTKVQAGSEVTLKETNELTYTYVKDEEPVVPEAKTTVNYQADGKAVSPQEKVELKGQVGDKVTVPTAPVVSGHHVDSITFNGTKVQAGSEVTLKETNELTYTYVKDEEPVVPEAKTTVNYQADGKAVSPQEKVELKGQVGDKVTVPTAPVVSGHHVDSITFNGTKVQAGSEVTLKETNELTYTYVKDEEPVVPEAKTTVNYQADGKAVSPQEKVELKGQVGDKVTVPEAPTVQGHHVDSITFNGTRIQVGSEVTLKETNELTYTYVKDEEPVVPEAKTTVNYQADGKAVSPQEKVELKGQVGDKVTVPEAPTVQGHHVDSITFNGTKVQAGSEVTLEETNELTYTYVKDEEPVVPEAKTTVNYQADGKAVSPQEKVELKGQVGDKVTVPTAPEVSGHHVDSITFNGTKVQAGSEVTLKETNELTYTYVKDEEPVVPEAKTTVNYQADDGENLANETNGTVNTVSKATDDTMNSHSQKVIKADAQNSLSGEFAKSSAEQNDLPQTGDKVEDMKAGLLGTLLVALGGFLGGSVGKRKNKSK
- a CDS encoding acetate/propionate family kinase, whose protein sequence is MEKIMIINSGSSSLKFKLFDNEDRQVLASGILERIGLSGSRLKLKYGPDKKYELTQDITNHLQAIELLLKVLKELDIVTDLSEIKGVGHRVVAGGEYFSRPVVIDNDVIKKIKELAELAPLHNPANLNGIKAFRKYLPQATAVAVFDTAFHQTLPEENYLYSTPYEWYEDFGVRRYGAHGISHEYVANEAAKLMGRPLTELKLITCHLGAGASITAVKNGRSFDTSMGFTPLSGLQMATRAGDVDISLANYMMKKLELSSMSEMVYLLNEKSGFLGVSGVSADMRDVEEAAETGNKRAQLAIKLFYHNILRYVGQYITEMGGVDGIVFTGGIGENSPETSEEIMKKLSYLGVTLNETENKKRGQKTIISGPDSAITVMRIPTDEEYIIAQNVWEKITAN
- a CDS encoding nitroreductase, with the translated sequence MDFTELVQKRHSTRDFTAKAISQTQLDQIIKDALTTPSWVNSQPWRVYVATGKTLELIREKHRELVEKGVSGQPEYPVLSRNKWDQRSQTNMAAWTTEFKQRFKPGEVDFYQSQVELFNAQAIIYITLPKGSSLWSIHDIGAFTQTLVLSATYQGIDSITAYELVKFPASVKAIMEIPTNETLAIGVALGYSSTDPLNSFSPNKLALEQVVTYKD